The genomic region TCTGATTAACTTCCTTCATCCAAAAAATGAGGTTGAGGCTTACTACCGAAGAGTGCTTATGATAGACCAGTGGGTGAAAGGTCTTTGGAGGTTGTTCATTAGGTTGTGGTACTCGTCTACACCGGTGCAAAGGAGTGATGGGTAGGGTAGGAGTGAGTGAGCTAGGGACCCATTGGCCCTTAGTAAATCAGAGACCAGGCCTTGGCTATTTTTCCAGGGAGCTATTGGCTGAGCTCCCAAGTAATGGCAAAGCAGGCCTGGGAGAGCCCCCAGGGGGGCTGCCTCTCCGTCCTCTGCCCTGCACAGCCGTCCTGAGTCTCTTTACGCCCTCCCGGGTTCCCTGAGGTTCTCTGAGGTTGGGTTTGTGCCTGGCCTTGGCCTCCTCATTAAGCCACACTTGAGCCAGCTCTCCCACAAACTGGGGTCTGTCCCTTTAAGGCAGACACCTGAGCCTGCAACTTGTGACTCTTCCTTGGAATCCCAGATTGGTTTTCACAGCTGGgcccagggggtggggagcagctgGTCCGGGTCTCTCTGAGAGGAAATCACGGCGCTTCCTGGCCCTGGAGTTCCGAGGGGCCGGGAATTATGCCTGCTTAGAATATTCATCATCCATCATCGTAATAGCTACCAACGGTTTGTCAAGTGCTGTAAACCACTACCTCTTCCAAGCCCCAAGTGAGATCCTTGGAGGCCCTAAGCACTGACAAGACCTCAGCGTCCCAGGGCAAAaagccccacctcccctctgcaaTATGTGATTAAAAGTATAAGCTACACTGAACTCTAAAACATGAATAAGGAAGTCCACCAAGGTTCAGACTCTTCTTGTGGGAGCTACTTCAGTGCTGTTTATTAAAccagatttttctaaaaaaactCAGCGAGCGCCCTATTTTGTTGCTGCCTCCAGCTTGCACTGAACACCTATGGGTGGCCCAGTCCCAGGCGTTAACGTCAGAATAACCTTAGCAGGTGAGGGTTGTCCCCTTTCCTCAGAGGATGACGGTGAGACCTTGGGAGGCCAAGGGACTTGTCCAAGTCACCAgtcagtaaatggcagagcctcTACGACGCTCCACCCCACTTCCTGGCCATTCTTGTCCTGTGGGCTCAGTCTGGTTTGAGAGCACAGATTTGAGTCGTCTGCTTGGGCTCAAAAGCCAGTGTCATCATTTACTATGTACTACCTGGTGTCCTTGGGCAAATTCGTTCTCACCTCTGCTTTCGGTTTCTTCCTCTTCGGGAAGTGGAAGCATTACTAATTCCCATTTCTGGCTGTGAGGGTCAAACAGCGCCCCGCTCAGCGCACCAGGCTCCTTTCCTACTGTTTTCATAGGAGCAGGCCTTCTCCAAGCACTTGACCTGTTGAGTCCTCACAgcaacccattttacagagagggagactgaggcagtgAGCCATAAGTCATTTCTCccaggttacacagctagtaagtggtggcaGTAGTAACAGTTCGCTAGTAGTTGTTGGTCTTTCATACTGGTTGGGCCTTCCCTGAACTGTTTGAATGGTGGGCACTTGCTGGGGACGGTCACTGTCCTTTCCCTCACCGAACCGGGTGTGtccctggggggcagggcagcatCGCGGGACACAGGTGTGCTGGGGCTTTCCACCGCCCACTCGGGCAGAGGGGAGGCGGCCTCAGCCCTGCCAGGCTCCGCCAGCCCTCCCTGGCGACTGCCGGCCGTACCGCGGGGGCGCGGGACGGGCGGGGGCGCCGGGCGGGAGGGGCCTGGAGCCGGTAAAAGCGGAGCGCGCGCTGCGGGGCCCGGACTGACAGCCATGGCGCCTCCGAGCCTGTCGCGGGCgctgggcctgggcctgctcGCCCTCTGCCTCCTGGCCCTGCTCCGCGACGCCCGCGCCCGCCCCGGGGAGCGTTTAGTCGGAGGCCGCACGAACCTGTCGCCCAGTGACCCGCAGGTGCAGAAGGCCGCGCAGGCGGCCGTGGCCAGCTACAACATGGGCAGCAACAGCCTCTACTACTTCCGAGACACCAACATCCTCAAGGCGCAGAGCCAGGTGCGGCCAGGCGGGCGGGGACAGGGCCGAGGGGGCAGCTGCGGGCCAGGCTGGGGCAAGGCAGGGAGGTGTCCGGAGGGTGGCCAGGTTAAGGGGATGCCACAAGCGTGTTCAGGACATTTCGacacaatgtattttttaaattgaattaatgcCAAAAAATGTATTAGGAACAACATATCTAGATTTCAATAGGATCTAGCCCTGACTTAACACAGGGACTCACTAGCCTCACACTAGCCCCTGCCCTGGGGGGtggactggggagaggggagggagggagatagggCAGTGGGCTTCAGGGCTTGTGCACACCTGGGTCTCAGCTCCCTGTGTGGCCCAgtcctctgccccactccccagggATCCCCACCAGAACTTCCCCATCCAGGGTCTGAATCCTGAGGCGAGGCCCAGGCCCCGTGCTGAATGTCTGAATGTCGAGAGAGGTGAGAGGTCTGGGTCAAGGGTGGTCTTCCAACACTCCTGACCCGCTCCTGCCCTCCATCCCCAGCTGGTGGCCGGCATCAAGTACTACCTGACCGTTGAGATGGGGAGCACAGCCTGTCGCAAGAACGTGGCCACTGGAGACCGTGTAGATATCACTACCTGCCCCCTTGCCACAGGAGTGCAGGAGGAGGTAATGGCCTTGCACCCCACTTCCCAGCACCCAAGGCTAGGTTGTCCAGCCTGAACCAGTCTGGCTGGCCAGGCCGATGTCTGGCTGAACCTGCCCCTGTCTTCTGGATGACTCAGCCCCCAGGCCAGGGTGGGGTGCGGGGAGGAGCAGACTGGGGCTTCTCCCTCACTGGACCGGGCTAGAAAGatctgggatctagtcctgcccATTTGACTCATTGACCCTTTGGCCCAGCGACAGTTCCTCTCGCACCCCAGAGTGGAGTGTCGCAGGCTTAGGGTGGCAGTTGTGAGGAGTCAGGCCTGGGACCCAGCCTCACCCCCCCTTCTGCCCGCGCTCTCCCTGCAGAAGCTGCGCTGTGACTTCGAGATCCTAGTGGTTCCCTGGGAGAATTCCTCCCAGCTTCTGAAGCATGACTGCGTGACCATACCGTAGACCCCTTTGGGCAtgggagctggagggagcaggTGCTTCGTGGGACGGCCCTTCAGGCCCATGGGCCTATCTGTCACAATAAATTGCTGGCACTGCTTCTCGCATTGGACTCTCCTGAgggcttccctcctccccccccaccccctcctccatctcctccccctcctccatctcccatGCCCAGTTGTGGCAGCACCCCTTCCCCAGGCCAAAGAGAGCCCATACCACCCCCAGTTGAGCTTCTGTTGTCTCAGCCCATACAGTGCTGAGGGTGCAAGTTTCAGTCCCCAAATGTGGAGTTCTCCAAACCCCCCAGCCTCACAGACACAGTCGATCAAACCTCCAAGGACTCTCAATATCCTCAGAGTTAAGGGGTGGGAGACAAACTCACAGGAGAGGGATGATGCCTCAAGACTGAGCAGGGGCAGGAGTCAGTGAATACTCTGAGGAGTGCCTGAGCCCTGCTCCCTCTCAGCTCCCGGGATGACCCAGGGTGGCACAGGCTGGGTCCAGCTGGCTGGGCCCCCGGATGCTGAGCTCCCAACCTGTGAGGTTCTTATACCCGCCCGCGGGCCAGCGATGGCACAGCCCCCATAGGCCATAGGGCTGGGACAGTGGCTTTCGAGTACAGGCTGTGGGCCGTAGGCCAGAGGGGGTCCCCAGTGCTTTGCCCCAGGCAAGACAGGAAGCCAAAAGGAGACCAAGGTCAAATCTGCCCACAGGAGAGATGGGAGGACAGATGTGATGTGATGtcatttaaagaaaacagaactgcAACATTTTTTGCACAACATTTTGCAAATCATACTcactatacacatacacacacacacacacacacagaactctcaacacaccacacacatacactgaaACCACAGCACACACTTGGATGCTCCCAGACACCATATACATATCCAGAAaaatcacagacacacacagcctAGCcacccagaaacacacacactgaAGCAACACCCTCCACCCCAAACAACCTGGAGATGTATACAGACCTCCACACACACAACCCCAGAGACCCACATGCCGCACCCAGAGCTGGGCCTCAGATGCACCAACACACACCGACACGTGCAAGCTGGGGCCTACTGAGGAACGGCCCCCggtcc from Zalophus californianus isolate mZalCal1 chromosome 11, mZalCal1.pri.v2, whole genome shotgun sequence harbors:
- the CST6 gene encoding cystatin-M; this encodes MAPPSLSRALGLGLLALCLLALLRDARARPGERLVGGRTNLSPSDPQVQKAAQAAVASYNMGSNSLYYFRDTNILKAQSQLVAGIKYYLTVEMGSTACRKNVATGDRVDITTCPLATGVQEEKLRCDFEILVVPWENSSQLLKHDCVTIP